The following are encoded in a window of Bradyrhizobium guangdongense genomic DNA:
- a CDS encoding flavin-containing monooxygenase — MLDKTEDISAVAQAWLDELERTLGKPDGGALDRLFLAESFWRDALALSWNLQTLAGRETIARALATLAPMAVPARLRISANRAAPRWVRRAGTNTIEAIFSFETAIGRGSGIVRLAPDAADGNHLKAWTLLTALEELKEFEEQLGTFRPRGQAYSRDFRGPNWHDLREASRNYADRDPVVLVVGGGQAGLAIAARLKQLQVDTLIIDRWPRIGDVWRKRYHALTLHNQVQVNHMPYMPFPPSWPTYIPKDKLANWFEAYVDAMELNFWTGTEFEGGTYDEAKGHWTVTLRRADGSKRTMHPRHVVMATGVSGIANIPDIPTLDRFKGILVHSSRYEDGENWTGKRAVVIGTGNSGHDIAQDLYSSGAEVILVQRSPTLVTNIEPSAQLAYATYNEGTLEDNDLIAASMPTPLARKTHVMLTEQSKELDKELLDGLRRVGFRLDFGEAGTGWQFKYLTRGGGYYFNVGCSNLIVEGAIKLKQFGDIESFTADGLQMKDGSAIPADLIVLATGYKTQEYLVRKLFGDAVADRVGPIWGFGDGFELRNMYARTEQPGLWFIAGSLAQCRINSKFLALQIKAIEEGILPREAHTA, encoded by the coding sequence ATGCTGGACAAGACCGAGGATATTTCCGCCGTCGCGCAAGCCTGGCTCGATGAGCTCGAGCGCACGCTGGGCAAGCCGGATGGTGGGGCGCTGGACCGACTCTTCCTTGCAGAGAGCTTTTGGCGCGACGCTCTCGCGCTGAGCTGGAACCTGCAAACGCTTGCCGGCCGCGAGACGATTGCACGGGCGCTGGCCACGCTCGCGCCCATGGCTGTGCCGGCGAGGTTGAGGATCTCGGCGAACCGCGCCGCACCGCGTTGGGTGCGCCGCGCCGGCACGAACACGATCGAGGCGATCTTCAGTTTCGAGACCGCTATTGGCCGCGGCAGCGGCATCGTGCGTCTCGCGCCCGATGCCGCCGATGGCAACCACCTGAAGGCATGGACGCTGCTCACAGCGCTCGAGGAGCTCAAGGAGTTCGAAGAACAGCTCGGCACATTTCGGCCGCGGGGACAGGCCTATTCGCGCGACTTTCGCGGGCCGAACTGGCACGATCTGCGCGAGGCCTCGCGCAACTATGCCGATCGCGATCCGGTCGTGCTTGTGGTCGGCGGCGGCCAGGCCGGACTTGCAATCGCAGCGCGGCTGAAGCAGCTGCAGGTCGATACCCTGATCATCGATCGATGGCCGCGGATCGGCGACGTCTGGCGCAAGCGCTATCACGCGCTCACCCTGCACAACCAGGTGCAGGTCAATCACATGCCCTACATGCCGTTCCCGCCGAGCTGGCCGACCTACATCCCAAAGGACAAGCTCGCCAACTGGTTCGAAGCTTACGTCGATGCGATGGAGCTGAATTTCTGGACCGGCACCGAGTTCGAAGGCGGCACCTATGACGAGGCCAAGGGCCACTGGACGGTGACGCTGCGCCGCGCCGACGGCAGCAAGCGCACCATGCATCCGCGCCATGTGGTGATGGCGACCGGCGTCAGCGGCATCGCGAACATCCCCGACATTCCGACCCTGGATCGCTTCAAGGGTATACTCGTGCACTCGAGCCGCTACGAGGATGGCGAGAACTGGACCGGCAAGCGCGCCGTCGTCATCGGCACCGGCAACAGTGGTCACGATATCGCGCAGGATCTCTATTCCAGCGGCGCCGAGGTAATCCTGGTGCAACGCTCGCCGACACTCGTCACCAATATCGAGCCGTCGGCGCAGCTGGCTTATGCGACATACAACGAGGGGACGCTGGAGGATAACGATCTGATCGCAGCCTCGATGCCGACGCCGCTCGCCAGGAAGACGCATGTGATGCTGACCGAGCAGTCGAAGGAACTCGACAAGGAACTGCTCGATGGCCTCCGCCGCGTCGGCTTCAGACTCGACTTCGGCGAGGCCGGCACCGGCTGGCAGTTCAAATACCTCACCCGCGGCGGTGGTTACTATTTCAACGTCGGCTGCTCCAACCTGATCGTCGAGGGTGCGATCAAGCTGAAGCAGTTCGGGGACATCGAGAGCTTCACGGCCGATGGCCTGCAGATGAAGGATGGTAGCGCCATTCCGGCTGATCTCATCGTGCTCGCCACCGGCTACAAGACGCAGGAATATCTGGTGCGAAAGCTGTTCGGCGATGCCGTCGCCGACCGTGTCGGCCCGATCTGGGGCTTTGGCGACGGTTTTGAGCTGCGCAACATGTACGCGCGCACGGAGCAGCCCGGCCTGTGGTTCATCGCCGGCAGCCTTGCCCAATGCCGCATCAACTCGAAATTCCTCGCGCTGCAGATCAAGGCGATCGAGGAAGGGATCCTGCCACGTGAGGCGCACACCGCTTGA